CGTCTACGATCTGGGTCCGGACCTGCTTCATAGATGTATTCCTTAAGTTGACATTACACAAGCGGTTTCGAGTTACTTTTTAGGTAATTTGCGAGTGCTATTGTCCAAGATTGATCCAACCAATTGTTTTCTCTTCGGGAATGTGTTGTCGGTAACTATCCAGAAGATCCTCAAGCTCCCTAGCTTTCTTGGGAAAGTCATTATGCACGTTTGTACGTAACATATGGGGTCATACCTTCATTCTTAACAAAAATCACTTAAGCATCTTTCTTTATCTGGGTGGCACGGAAGCTGAGAGTAGAGTACCCTGGAGCGTGTTATCACGTTATCAACCGGGGTAATTTCCAATCCAACATCTTTTTATCCAAGGGTGCAGCAGAGGCGTTTGAAAGAACCTTGTTTCAAGCCTGCGAACGCTTTGGTTGGAAACTAAGTGCTTTTGTAATCATGAGCAACCACTTCCACTTAGCAGTGGAAACTCCGGAGCCGAATCTGAGCCTCGGTATGAAATGGCTGCAGGGTACTTGGGTGATGCGCAACAACCGGTTTCGGCGTCGGACCGGACGACCGTTTCAAGGCCGTTTTAAAGGGATCCTCCTCGAACCAGAAGCCCTTGCGCCTGTGACAAGCTATATTCATCTCAATCCTCAAAGAGCCGGTATTGAATCGGTTGAGCAGATGGGGGAATACCGATGGAGCAGTTTGTGCTGGTATCTTAAAAAGCCTCGGCCGGGATTTCTGAATATGGATGCCGTGTTGTCTGCCATTGGTGGTATCAAGGATAGCAAGTATGCTCATAAAAAATACCTCAATTACCTGAAGTTTCTGGCCGAAAACGAACCTGAGAGGAAGGCCTTGGCCTTTGATGAATTGAGTAAGGGGTGGTGTTACGGATCTAAAGAGTTTAAGAAAGAGGCAATTTTGCAAATCAAGGAAAAGGGTGCCGATCTGGACCAATCTGGATTGTTGGGAATAGACTCAGGGAACATTCAGGAAGCTAAAGAGCTGCAGTGGGAATTGATGCTAAAGAAATTGGCGAGGGAGGCTGGAATCGAAATCCCCAAGTTGCCTGATAAGAAGTCTGCTCCCGACAAAGTGATTTTGGCTAGTTTGATGAAGGCGCGGAGTTCAGTCAGCAATGGTTGGCTAGCCGATCGATTAGAGATGGGGCGACCGGCATCAGTGAGTCAGTATGTTGGACGGTTGGAGTTGATAAAAGGCAAGGCGTGTAAGAAAAAGGAAAGAATTCTGTCAAGAATGAAGATATGACCCCTGGAGGGCAAGATGACCCCTTGAGGGCAAGCAGACGAACTGCGTTTTTCCCTAGTATCTTTGCCTGTTCGGCTGCGGAGAGATAGGCGATGTAGCCGCGAGCTCTTTTAAAGGCAGCACGGTAGGAATTGCCGGTGGCATCGGCGTTGAAACCGCCTCCGTAGATCATGCGATCGGGGCTATATTCAGCTACCAATCTTTTGATCACCGGAGTGATGTCTCGGTGGGGGAACTTATCCTGTGGTGGAATAGAGGAGAGTTTAATAATCGTGTTCGGTAATTGTCCCCAGCGCATAACCGTTTCATGTTCCTCCGGAGTTCACTGGAAGGGGCGACCCAGATGGTCGATGATCACCCTTGTCTCCTTGAACTCTTTGATAAGCGGCTCAAATCCAGGAGCATACCTTGGTTCCATGTGAATCTGGACTGCCAGTCCATGATCACTGGCCATTTGCCAGAGTTTGCGCAGTTCTGGTTTATCAAATGTCGTGTCCTGATAACTTCGTGCCTTCGTTAAAGCCTTCCTCCGGGGAGAGGAACCTGCTCCGGGCTGGCCAAGTATTTGATCAGGTCGCTGACATCTTCAAGCGGTAGGGCATCAAAGAGGCCTGCTGGCATGAGGGACTGATTCAATTGTTGTCTTTCTACGATGTCCTTCGGCGAAATCTGAACGTAAGTGCCTCCGGGCATGGCGACCGATATGCGTTCGGGAGTCTCTTCCTGAATCATGCCGCTGATTACGCGGCCATCCTTTAAGTTGAAGGTGTTGATCAGGTAGTCTTTGGAAACCACGGCATTGGGTGCCAATACGTTTTCGAGGATGTAGTCCAGGTTCGCACGATTGGAACCGGTAAGATTGGGGCCAATATCTATGCCGCCTGCGAAGAGTTTGTGGCAAGTGCCGCAGGTGTTTTGGAATACTCTGCGGCCGCGTGAAGCATCTCCGTCAAAGAGGATTCCACGCGTTAGCTTTTCTTCCTTCCACATGTGAATGGCTGCTTCTAAATTCTCGACGTCTTTCACGTTATTGCGACTCCAATTGGATGAGATGAGTGATTGGATCTCCTCGTCTTCATAACGCTCCATTTGGTCCAGCAGTACGGGAGAGATGAGAGAGTCATCCACATCACCGCGATCTACCGCCTGCAACAATGCCAGGGTCATCTCCGGAGAAGAGGCGAGTGTATTGATTGTTTGGTTACGCAATACTGGGAAGAGCTTTTTGACTTTCATGATAAGAGCCTCAGCTGTTTCCTTGCTTGGGAAAAACGCAAGGGTGACAATCGCAGCGTCCTGCATTTCCTTTTCGTTGATGAGTTTTCGCGAAATATTGGCCAGTTCTTCATCACCTCCTGCGAGGAGTAGTTCCATGGCGTTTACACGGTCCATGTAGTCAGCCTTTTTGTCTGTAGCGATCTTGCGCCAGGTTGAGAATGTTTTCTTATCTCCAAAGCGGGTGCTGAGCTGGAAGATGTCGTCCTCGAGGATCTCGGCTTTCTTGGCGAGCGTTTCACCACGCTTTCGTGCTGCTTCCCAGCCTTCGGGGCGGTCAACTGGTGGCAGTTCTTTCAGGGCCAGGATTAACTGCTCAGCTCGTGTTTTGTAGCTTTGTGCGTTGGGAGCGTCTTTCAGTGTGGATACCAGAATATCGCGGCCTGCTTCCTTTACGGCGGCACGCCGGAAGATAAAGTTTTTCAACTTTGTCCAGCGAGTGTTCTCAGCCAAAGCCATAGCGCGTACCGGATATTCACCTACGAGCGGTTCCATGCCATACCAAAGCAGGTAGGGTAGGTTGACGTCATGCGAGTAACCATCGGGTTGTTTGAGTAAAGCTGCTGCGATGTTCCAACGTTGGTCAAGGGGCAAGCGTTGTAATAAGCTAGCCAGGTAACGAAGGGTTACCAGTTCGGTTTCCTCTTTGGCCAGGTCTTCAACGACGGATAGAGCTGAGGCGCTAAGTGCTTGTTTATCCTCTCCTAGGAATTGGAGCGCCCAGGCGCGGACGTATGGATCTTTATCCTGCAGCTGTGTCAGTAAATCGACCTCATCAACTAGCCCGCACACCCAGAGAGACCAGATGGCTTTGAGACGGATGGCTTGGGGTTCTTCTTCTGAGGCCAAGGCTTGTAAGCCTACTTCCACAGTAGCTGTGTCCAGAATTCCGGCGTGTGCCCGTTCTTGCAGAATGCGTTGAGCTTGGCGGGCGTTAAAGGCGTTTACGTCAGTGAGTGTTTCGAGCAGTTCTGAGTCACTGAGCTTTGCAATATCTACACTGACTGGTTTCACATCACCATACCGCACACGAAAGATACGGCCGTTGGTGCGATCCCAGATCTCTACGTTGCGGTGGTGGCAAGTTTGGGCATCGTGCCAGTCGGAGAAATAAAGGGCTCCATCGGGACCGAGCATCACGCCGACACCGATAAAATCGTGATCATTCGTAAACGTAAATCCGGGACGATGCTGAGCGGTATAGCCTGAGCCATTGGGGTTCATTGCTTCGCGAATAATCCGGTGGCCATGGAGATTATGGAAGTAGGCTTCGCCACGATAGTTCTCTGGGAAGGTATCAGCCAGATAGAGCGCCAGGCCAGCGTGAGCGTGACCTCCGCCCATTGCAGAGGTATCAGCTGGGGCAGGGGGGCGAAGGGCTTTATTTTCACGCCAGAATGCGTGCTCCGTGATCTCACCGGCATAGTGCCTGTGATCGGCGATGGTATCAATGCTCTCAAAAATGTAGGGATTGAAATGCGAAGCTGAACCCTGCCGAATGTAGCGTCCACCTTGTACCATATTGTAGAAGTGGGGGATCACACAGGCACTGATAAAGAAGTCGCCCTGTTCATTGAAATCCACGCCCCACGGATTACTGGTGCCGTAGGCAAATACTTCGAACTCGTCCTTGGTCGGGTGATAGCGCCAAACACCGGCATTGAGCTTCGTGCGTTCGTCGTCAGTAGTTCCTGGTTTGCCCACATTGGAATGGGTGAAAACTCC
This genomic stretch from Opitutia bacterium ISCC 52 harbors:
- a CDS encoding amidohydrolase family protein gives rise to the protein MLGQPGAGSSPRRKALTKARSYQDTTFDKPELRKLWQMASDHGLAVQIHMEPRYAPGFEPLIKEFKETRVIIDHLGRPFQ
- a CDS encoding transposase: MARKLRVEYPGACYHVINRGNFQSNIFLSKGAAEAFERTLFQACERFGWKLSAFVIMSNHFHLAVETPEPNLSLGMKWLQGTWVMRNNRFRRRTGRPFQGRFKGILLEPEALAPVTSYIHLNPQRAGIESVEQMGEYRWSSLCWYLKKPRPGFLNMDAVLSAIGGIKDSKYAHKKYLNYLKFLAENEPERKALAFDELSKGWCYGSKEFKKEAILQIKEKGADLDQSGLLGIDSGNIQEAKELQWELMLKKLAREAGIEIPKLPDKKSAPDKVILASLMKARSSVSNGWLADRLEMGRPASVSQYVGRLELIKGKACKKKERILSRMKI
- a CDS encoding c-type cytochrome gives rise to the protein MMFRSRFLLLNLLLIGSSCVTLFAAPGWNSKDLHHDFYTEGAAFGDIDGDGKGDLVSGPFWYKGPEFEEKHEFYEPKPFNIRSYSDNFFCYVHDINGDGLNDILVYGFPAKEARLYINPGNAGSVNRWAMKILADDISNESPHFIDLIPGGLPEMVSVRGTAYGYYEAGDDPTARWNWTAVSDDGMSRKFDHGLGVIDMDGDGRLDVVGKQHWFKQPSGEVKKVSSGSGRATNRRRVRSSTTVADTEWTQHTWHEGPSRGGAQILGYDIDGDGDGDLITSLHAHGYGLAWYEKTSSGDYVEHLIMGNSSTDNPQGISFSQLHALALEDMDGDGVKDVVTGKRWYAHHGKDEGGLQDPVVYWFRLKRGLDGVAFVPHFVDDNSGVGVEVLVDDLNNDGSPDIVSSSKHGLTIHIQDPDTFMIETEAWKIAGGRSQDKYRIDLTPEESVSIMEAPEGFEVDLITAEPDLVQPIAMCFDARGRIWVIEGTTYPRRAPEGQGTDRILIFEDTNADGTFDSRKVFADNINLASGLEVGFGGVFVGAAPYFLFYPDADGDDVPDSEPQILLDGWGLQDTHETLNSFTWGPDGWLYGTHGVFTHSNVGKPGTTDDERTKLNAGVWRYHPTKDEFEVFAYGTSNPWGVDFNEQGDFFISACVIPHFYNMVQGGRYIRQGSASHFNPYIFESIDTIADHRHYAGEITEHAFWRENKALRPPAPADTSAMGGGHAHAGLALYLADTFPENYRGEAYFHNLHGHRIIREAMNPNGSGYTAQHRPGFTFTNDHDFIGVGVMLGPDGALYFSDWHDAQTCHHRNVEIWDRTNGRIFRVRYGDVKPVSVDIAKLSDSELLETLTDVNAFNARQAQRILQERAHAGILDTATVEVGLQALASEEEPQAIRLKAIWSLWVCGLVDEVDLLTQLQDKDPYVRAWALQFLGEDKQALSASALSVVEDLAKEETELVTLRYLASLLQRLPLDQRWNIAAALLKQPDGYSHDVNLPYLLWYGMEPLVGEYPVRAMALAENTRWTKLKNFIFRRAAVKEAGRDILVSTLKDAPNAQSYKTRAEQLILALKELPPVDRPEGWEAARKRGETLAKKAEILEDDIFQLSTRFGDKKTFSTWRKIATDKKADYMDRVNAMELLLAGGDEELANISRKLINEKEMQDAAIVTLAFFPSKETAEALIMKVKKLFPVLRNQTINTLASSPEMTLALLQAVDRGDVDDSLISPVLLDQMERYEDEEIQSLISSNWSRNNVKDVENLEAAIHMWKEEKLTRGILFDGDASRGRRVFQNTCGTCHKLFAGGIDIGPNLTGSNRANLDYILENVLAPNAVVSKDYLINTFNLKDGRVISGMIQEETPERISVAMPGGTYVQISPKDIVERQQLNQSLMPAGLFDALPLEDVSDLIKYLASPEQVPLPGGRL